The DNA sequence CAATTATAATTTTATCTTCATATCTTTGATTTACTAATTATTCTGTAACTTTTTTTAGATTTTTACTAAACTCTATAATCTAAAATTAAAATCGAACAATTTTTCAGATAAATTTAATGAAATTTTCACTTCAAATTGCAAACAGATATATTAAATCCAAAAAGGGAGCAAAATTTCTATCATTAATTTCTGTAATTACAATTGCCGGAATTGCTCTTGGAATTACTGTTTTAATTATGGCAATTTCAATTTTAAACGGATTTGATAAAACCGTTAGCGAAAATATTATAAAATTTAACTCACATATAAATATCAGCGGATTTGGTTCAAAAAATCTTGAGAATTTCTCAGCAATTTCTGATAAAATAAAATCAGAATTGGGGAAAAAATATTCCACATTTTCTCCTTATATCTCACAAAAAGTTTTGATCTCAAAAAAAGAATTTACGGATGGAATTATTTTAACCGGAATTGATTCAATTTTTGCCGAGCAATCCTTAAGAAAAATTCTGATAAACGGAAATTTGAATTTATCCGAAAATGATTTCAACATAATTATTGGAAAAAAACTTGCCTCAAATTTTAAATTAAAAGTCGGAGATTTCATCAACATTATTGCTTTAAAAAATGATGAAATTCCTTCTTTAACAAATATGCCAACAATTGAGCAATTTAAAATTTCCGGAATTTACGAAAGCGGAATGGCAGAATATGATGATATTTACGCTTATATAAATTTCAGTACTTCAAAATCTTTGTTTGAGATTAAAGATGAAATCAGCGGCTACAATATTAATCTCAAAAACATTTCCGAAATTGATTCCGTAAAGGAAAAACTGCAAAGTGTTTTGCCTTATCCGCATTATGTTAGAACTTACAGAGATATTAATAAACATATTTTTACTTGGCTTGAGCTTCAGCAAAAACCAATTCCAATTGTGCTTGGATTGATAATTATTGTTGCTGTTTTTAATATTGTTGGAGCTTTGCTAATGCTGATAATTCAAAAAACCGAAGCAATCGGCGTGTTAAAATCAATGGGCGCAAAGAGAAAACAAATAATTCAAATTTTTGTTTTTCAAGGATTATTTTTAGCCGGAGTTGGAATTATTTTGGGAAATTTATTTGCTTTTGTTTTAAGCTGGCTGCAGAATAATTATAAAATAATTTCTCTGCCAGAACAGATTTATTATTTATCAAGCGTACCAATTTTTATAGATTTTAAAATTTACATTTTGATTTCTGTTCTTGGAATAATTTTAGCATTTTTTGCTTCGCTTATACCAAGTTTTATAGCATCAAGAATTCAACCAATTACAGCAATTAAATTTAATTAACATGATTGAATATTTTATAGCAAAAAAATATTTGCGATCGAAACACAACTTAAATTTTATTTCGGTTATATCATTAATTTCTACAATCGGAGTTACAATCGGCGTTGCGGCTTTAATAATCGTGCTTTCCGTATTTAACGGATTTGGTTCACTCGTTACAAAAATGCTCGTAAACTTTGATCCTCATTTACGAATTACTTCCCTTTCGGAAAATCAAAATAATTTAAATGAAGTACAAACTTTTCTTTCAAATTCAGAAATTGTTAAATCATTTGCGCCTTATGCAGAAGGCAAAGTTATTTTGATGAAAAAAAAATCCATGGAGATTTTAAATTTAAAAGGAATTGAAACTTCAGATTCCGGAAGCATTGAAAGAATAAATCAGCAGCTTTCACTCGGGCAATTCGATTTATCCAAAGAAAATAATTTTGATAAAATTATTATTAGCCTACCGATTGCACTTAGATTATCGGCGCAAATTGGCGATACAATTTTTGTAACTTCGGCAAACCAAATAAAAAAAACAATTACGCGAATGACAATTCCACAGACAAAAAGATTAATTGTAAGCGGAATTTATGAAATCAATAATAAGCAATATGCTCTGGAATATGCTTTTACAAATTTGGAATTTGCACAACAAATTTTAAATATGAAAAAAAATATTTCCGGAGTTGAAATTCTTCTTCATGATTTGGATAAATCGGAAAATCTGAAAGAAGAAATTCTAACAAAATTTAAAAATGATAAAATAGATATTTCCACTTGGTATGATTTGCACAAAGATTTGTATCGTGTAATGCTTTTGGAAAGATGGGCGGCGTATATTTTACTTTCATTAATAATTGCGGTTGCAGTTTTTAATATTTTAAGTACACTTACAATGTCTGTTTACGAAAAGAAAAAAGATATCGGAGTTTTGCGCTCAATGGGAGTTACAAGCAATTCAATAAAAAAAATATTTATGTTCGAGGGAATTTTAATCGGCGTTTTAGGAACAACACTTGGATTATTTTTAGGAATATTAGTTTGCTATCTTCAAATAAATTTTAATCTTTATTCACTTGATGCAAGCAAATTTATAATTGATACTTTACCGGTTGAAGTTAGAATAAGTGATTTTATTGCTGTTTCTATTATGTCTCTTGTACTTACATTTTTCGCGTCAAAATATCCGGCAAATAAAGCATTGAAAACTAAAATTATCGATGCGTTAAAATGGGAATAAAATTTAATGGAAATTTTAAAAGCTTCAAATCTTTTTAAAGTTTTTCAAAAAGGTAATGAAAAAATTACTGTGTTGAATGATGTTACATTAGCAATAAATCAAAATGAAATTACAATGATTGTTGGCGCTTCCGGAGCCGGCAAAAGTACTTTGCTTCATATTTTAAGCGGCTTGGATAATCCGGATAGCGGTGAAGTAATTATTGATTCAAAAAATATTTTTAAATTTTCCGAAAATGAAGTTTCGAATTTTAGAAATAAATCAATCGGATTTATTTATCAATTTCATCATCTTTTACCGGAATTTACAGCTGCTGAAAATGTTGCAATTGCACAAATGATAAACGGAACATCAAAAAAAGAAGCTTTAGAAAAAAGTTTAGAATTCTTAAAATTAGTCGGATTAGAAAATAGAAGTAATCATCAGCCGGCAGAATTAAGCGGCGGCGAACAGCAAAGAGTTGCAATTGCACGAGCTTTGGTAAATAATCCAAAAATAATTTTTGCAGATGAACCAACCGGAAATCTTGATTCAAAAAATAGCGAGATGATTCACCAACTTTTTCTTGAATTAAAAAATAAACTAAATATCACTTTGCTGATTGTAACTCATAATCCGGAATTAGTTAAACTTGCCGATCGAGTTTTGGAAATGAAAGACGGAAATGTAATTGGGTAATTTTTTAAAAGAAACCCAACTTTTCAGAAAAGTTAGGTTTCTTAAAATTCTAATTTTAAATTTTATTTAAGTAAAGTCATTTTCTTAATTTCAGAAAATTCACCAACTTGTAATTTGTAAAAATAAATTCCGCTTGGAAGATTTGCTGCATTAAAATTAACTTCATAATTTCCGGCTGATTTTTGTTCGTTTACCAATGTTGAAATTTCTTTTCCTAAAATATCATAAACCGAAATTTTAACAATTGACATTTCGCCTTTTGCATTTACCGGAATTGAATAATTTATTTTTGTATTCGGATTAAATGGATTTGGATAATTTTGTTCTAAAACATAATTATCAGAAATAACATTTTTAGGATTTTCAACTCCTACTACAACATCACTTTCAATTATCCACAAATATTTATCTTCAGCCCAAACTGAAAAATCTGCACTATAATTTGTAAATACATATTCATGTTTTCCATCTTTATCCATATCATTTGCCGGCATTCCATAAAACATTCTTGGCGTTAAAACTGCTGTGTCTGTTGGAGAAAGTCCACTTTCTTCCCAAATATCAAAGAGTATATTTAAACTCCAGCTTGATGAATCTGCGGGATCACCAGTTCCATTATATTCCAAATCAAAAATTTGTCCGTTTCTTTCGCCGCCAATCATTAAGTCCAAATTATTATCATTGTCGGGATCAGCAATATACATTGATTTTAATCCGCCTTCCGCAGTTACCGGAATACGGTAAAATGGTTTAATATCTTCCGGAGTAATTTGACTAACATCGGTAATTCCAGTAATGATAAACATTGTGTTTGTTGGTTCAGAACCAGCCCAATATAATTCGTTTACACCGTCACTATTTACATCGGCAACGCGTAATCCATCAACAGCACCGTAATCAGTTGTTGATATACTATCCAATGAAGTTACTAAATCGTATTGGCTATCACCGTTACATTCAAAAAATCTCAAAGTCATGTTTGCCCAAACCGAAGCATAAATTTCATTTTTTCCATCGTTATCTAAATCACCGGTTGTAACACTGTAAAGTGAGCCATCGAAAAATTCTTGATGATTAAATTCGATTTTAAAACTTCCGAATCCCGATAAAGCTCCGGTTGCAGAAACAACAAAAATTTCTCTTCCTCTATCGCCCATTCTTACACCGCAAATTAATTCATTCTTTCCATCTTTATCAATATCTTCAATCGTTAATCCAAAAGGACGAAAATCCAATCCATTATCTAAATTAAAATTCCAAGTTTTATGCGCAGTAACAGAACCCAAATCACCTTTTCCATATTTATTTTCACCTACAACTCCGCTCCATTCAAAAAACCAAAGTCTGGGCGGACTGTCATCAGCGGCAACGGTAGGCAACGTAATAACGATATCAACCTTGCCGGTATTATCCAAATCACCTACCGCAATTCCCGGAAAAGTATTTACGGAAACCGGAAATTCCCAATACCAAACTAAATCATAAGTATTATCAGCTGAAGCTTCATACATTAAAACAAAGTTTCGTTCAAGATCTGTCCAGCCGCACATAAATTCTCCCCAACCGTCTTGATCAGTATCAAACCCAGCTTTGATAATAGAGATTTCCGAAGCTGCACCGGAACCTAAAAATGGTTTTTCCGCAAGCGACCAAGCAACATCCCAATTGTTTTGAGCGCTCAAAGTTGCAGCGAATAAAATTATAAAAAGGGAAAAATATTTTTTCATGATTCCTCACTTTGTTAAATTGTTAAAATTAGTTCACCAAATTTATAAATGAAACTTTTTAGAATTATTGTAGAAGTTATAAAAAGAATTATACTAAATCAAAAACATAAACAGAAAGTATTGAACAAAAAATAAATGAATGTATAAAAATTACTTTTTTGTAATATCTTTTATATATTCATAAATCAACCGAACACCAAATCCGGTGCAGTAATCTTTTGTGTAGTTTGTCAAATCATTACTTAATGCCGGTCCGGCAATATCAATGTGGGCATAAGGAATTTTTTCATCTACAAATTTTTCTAAAAATTTTCCGGCTGTAATTGCTCCGCCCCAACGCGGACCAAGATTGCTTACATCCGCAATTTTACTTTCTATCAAATTGTTAAATTCATCCCAAAATGGTAAACGCCAAGTTTGTTCATAAGTTTCTTTGGATGCAATTTGAATGCGATTTGCAATTTCATCATTTTTTGTAAACACACCGGCGGTAAATAATCCAAGTGCAACAGCAACTGCTCCGGTTAATGTCGCAAAATCAATTATTTCATCTGGATTTAATTTTGAAGCATATTCTAAAGCATCAGCAAGAATTATTCTTCCTTCCGCATCTGTGTCTTTCACTTCAATAGTTTTACCAGAAGATGTAGAAATTATATCTCCGGGTTTGTATGAATTTCCCGAAATCGAATTTTCAACTGCTGGAACTATTCCAATAATTTCAATCGGTAAATTATTTTTTTCAGCGGCTTTAATAATACCAAATACAGTCGCACCGCCAGCCATATCTGCTTTCATTTGAAGCATTCCGGCTGTTGGTTTTATTGATAATCCGCCGGTATCGTAAGTTACACCTTTACCGACTAGACAAATTTTATACTTTGATTTTACTTTTGGTTTATACTCAGCAATTATCATTACCGGTTTATTTGCACTTCCTTTTCCAACGGATAGAATTGCATTCATCTTTTGTTTTTTGAGTTGAGCTTCGGTAAGAATTTTAACTTTCACCAAAGTTTTCTTAAACTCATTTTTAACTCTTTCTGCAAACTCAATTGGGGTAAGAATATTAGCGGGTTCGTTAACTAAATCTCTGGTAAAGTAAACCGATTGCGAAATGTTTGATGATAACTCAATAATATTTTTTGCGAATATTTTTTCTTTAATTTCTATAAAAACATTTAACTTTTTAAGCTTCTCGGTTTTAGAAAAATATTTTCTAAAATTATAATTGCCTAAATAAATTCCCTCTAAAATTGATTGATAAAAATATTGTTCGGATTTGAAAAATTCTTTGTAATTCTCAAATTCTATATTCGGAATAAATAAATTTTCCAAATTTTGATTTTCTAAAAATTGAATCAATCCGGCAAAATAATTTCTAAAAAAATCATTATTAAATTTTTTATCAATTTTAATTCTTTTTATGAATGTTAATTCCGGACTGCATGAATTCCAAATTTTTATTTCAGAAATTTTATGGTCAAGCAGTTGCAGCTTTTGAGCTTCACTAATTTCAATTTTTTGATTTGTTAAAATTTTATCAAGATTTTCATTTTCGCGGATAAAGAAAATTTTTGCGGAATTATATTTATAATTTTTAATTCTATCAAGAGCTTGTATTTTTAAATCAAATATCATTTTGCTGCCAAATATTTTTTTCATAAATCTTAATTATTTCTTCTGCTTCATAAATTACTTGAGGAATTATTTCATCTAAATTTACATTATGAAGTCTGGAGCCCGCCGCATTTAAGTGTCCGCCGCCTTTAAACTTTTCCGCCAAAATATTAACCGGAATTTTTTCTTTCGACCTATAGCTAATTTTAATTCCATTTCCCAATTCAAAAAATAAAATTCCAATTTTAACACCTTTTGTATTTAACGCAAAGTTTACAAATCCATCAACATCAGCTTCAATTCCATTTACTTCTTTAAGTATTTTCTGTGTGATAATCATATACGAAACTTTTCCGGAATCGGAAATTTTAATTGTTGATAAAGAATAACCCAACATTTTATTTCTGCTGAAATCATATTGCGAATAAATTTTATCGTAAACTTCTTCTGTACTAATTCCAAAGTCTAAAAGCTTAGCGATTTTGCGATGAAGTTCTGAACTTGTTTTGGAATATCTGAATGATCCGGTATCCGTCATTATTGCTGAATAAAGTGCAAGTGAAATTTTTTGATTCAATTTTAGTTTATCATTTGACTGAATAAAATCAAAAATTATTTCTCCGGTTGAAGATTTAAATTCATCAATAAAATTATATTCCGTAAAATTTTCCGGATTTGTATGATGATCAATACAAATAATTTTTCCTTTAAAATTTCTAAATGAATTTTCCATTATGGAAGTTCTATCGAGATGATTTAAATCCAAAATAATTGCGGCTTCAAATTCTTCAAATACTGATTTATGTTTTGTTTCATCGAAAACTTCAACAGAATTTTCTTCATCCAAAAATTTAATATTGTAAGGTGTTTCAGATTTATTTATAATTCGAAATTTTTTATTTAATTGTTTAAGAATTTCTGCAAAGGCAATCTCAGAACCAATAGCGTCCGGATCCGGATTAACATGAGTTGAAATTATAAATGAAGAAAATTTGTTGAGTAACTCAAATAAGTACGAATTATTTAACATATTTAAGCTGCCAAAGAATTGTATTTTTGCAAAGAAAAACTGGCGGGAAAAATTCCCGCCAAGAATATTTTAGTTTTCAGAAACTTCCCAAGTGTTAGTAGCAAAAAGTAATTTTTCCAAATCACCTTTTCCTTTTTTCTTCTGTACTTGTTCAATTTGTTCAACCATAGCTTCATCGTAAGTCGGTTTGAATACTTGTCTAAATACACCAATTGGAGTTGGTAAATTAGGATCATCAGTTAAGTGAGAAAGAATAAAAGCTCTGACCATTCCATGATCTTTTTCATCGTGTACAATTACATCATTAATTGAATGCTTTCCGTCGTTTAGATCAACAATAACCGGAGTAAATCCTTCAAGCTTAATTCCCTTATCTTTATTTTTACCAAATAGCATTGGTTTGCCATGTTCTAATACAACAACATGATCATCTTTGGTTTCTTTCTCGGTAAGAAGTTCAAATGCGCCGTCATTAAAAATATTACAGTTTTGATAAACTTCAACAAATGCCAAACCTTTATGAGCAGCTGCTCTATCAACCATTTCGGCAAGATGTTTTGGTTCGCGATCAATAGATCTTGCAACAAATGTTGCGTTTGAACCCAATGCAAGTGACAGTGCATTAAAAGGATAATCAACACTTCCGTAGGGAGAAGTTTTTGTAACTTTCCCTTTTTCTGATGTTGGAGAGTATTGACCTTTGGTTAATCCGTAAATTCTATTATTAAACAGAATCATTTTCAAATCAATATTTTTTCTGCATGCGTGAATAAAATGATTTCCGCCGATACTTAATAAATCTCCATCACCGGTTGCAACCCAAACAGTTAAATCGGGTCGTGCAATTTTTAATCCGGTTGCAATTGCAGGAGCTCTTCCGTGAATTCCATGAAATCCATAAGTTCCCATATAGTATGGAAATCTACTTGAACATCCAATTCCAGAAACCCAAACAACTTTTTCCTTTTCGATATTTTCTATATTTGGTAAAGTTCTTTGAACTTGCGCAAGTATTGAATAATCTCCGCAGCCCGGACACCATCTTACATCTTGCCCGCTTGAAAAATCTTTTGATGTATATTTTTGTGTCTTTATTTCTGTGTTACTCATTTTTTCCTCCTAAAACTTCTACTATCTTTGCTTCAATATCTCCAACCCTAAAAGGCAATCCGCGTACAACATTAAATTGTATTATAGGAATAAGAAATTCACTTTTTAAAACTTTTGCCATTTGCCCCATATTAATTTCTGGTAAAAAAACATATTTAAAACTTCGTAAAACTTCTTCCGTGTTTTTAGGCATCGGATTAATATACCTAAAATGAGCTTGAGCAACTTTATAACCTTTTTTGCGCGAAT is a window from the Ignavibacteriota bacterium genome containing:
- a CDS encoding ABC transporter permease; translation: MKFSLQIANRYIKSKKGAKFLSLISVITIAGIALGITVLIMAISILNGFDKTVSENIIKFNSHINISGFGSKNLENFSAISDKIKSELGKKYSTFSPYISQKVLISKKEFTDGIILTGIDSIFAEQSLRKILINGNLNLSENDFNIIIGKKLASNFKLKVGDFINIIALKNDEIPSLTNMPTIEQFKISGIYESGMAEYDDIYAYINFSTSKSLFEIKDEISGYNINLKNISEIDSVKEKLQSVLPYPHYVRTYRDINKHIFTWLELQQKPIPIVLGLIIIVAVFNIVGALLMLIIQKTEAIGVLKSMGAKRKQIIQIFVFQGLFLAGVGIILGNLFAFVLSWLQNNYKIISLPEQIYYLSSVPIFIDFKIYILISVLGIILAFFASLIPSFIASRIQPITAIKFN
- a CDS encoding ABC transporter permease, which translates into the protein MIEYFIAKKYLRSKHNLNFISVISLISTIGVTIGVAALIIVLSVFNGFGSLVTKMLVNFDPHLRITSLSENQNNLNEVQTFLSNSEIVKSFAPYAEGKVILMKKKSMEILNLKGIETSDSGSIERINQQLSLGQFDLSKENNFDKIIISLPIALRLSAQIGDTIFVTSANQIKKTITRMTIPQTKRLIVSGIYEINNKQYALEYAFTNLEFAQQILNMKKNISGVEILLHDLDKSENLKEEILTKFKNDKIDISTWYDLHKDLYRVMLLERWAAYILLSLIIAVAVFNILSTLTMSVYEKKKDIGVLRSMGVTSNSIKKIFMFEGILIGVLGTTLGLFLGILVCYLQINFNLYSLDASKFIIDTLPVEVRISDFIAVSIMSLVLTFFASKYPANKALKTKIIDALKWE
- a CDS encoding ABC transporter ATP-binding protein is translated as MEILKASNLFKVFQKGNEKITVLNDVTLAINQNEITMIVGASGAGKSTLLHILSGLDNPDSGEVIIDSKNIFKFSENEVSNFRNKSIGFIYQFHHLLPEFTAAENVAIAQMINGTSKKEALEKSLEFLKLVGLENRSNHQPAELSGGEQQRVAIARALVNNPKIIFADEPTGNLDSKNSEMIHQLFLELKNKLNITLLIVTHNPELVKLADRVLEMKDGNVIG
- a CDS encoding T9SS type A sorting domain-containing protein, which gives rise to MKKYFSLFIILFAATLSAQNNWDVAWSLAEKPFLGSGAASEISIIKAGFDTDQDGWGEFMCGWTDLERNFVLMYEASADNTYDLVWYWEFPVSVNTFPGIAVGDLDNTGKVDIVITLPTVAADDSPPRLWFFEWSGVVGENKYGKGDLGSVTAHKTWNFNLDNGLDFRPFGLTIEDIDKDGKNELICGVRMGDRGREIFVVSATGALSGFGSFKIEFNHQEFFDGSLYSVTTGDLDNDGKNEIYASVWANMTLRFFECNGDSQYDLVTSLDSISTTDYGAVDGLRVADVNSDGVNELYWAGSEPTNTMFIITGITDVSQITPEDIKPFYRIPVTAEGGLKSMYIADPDNDNNLDLMIGGERNGQIFDLEYNGTGDPADSSSWSLNILFDIWEESGLSPTDTAVLTPRMFYGMPANDMDKDGKHEYVFTNYSADFSVWAEDKYLWIIESDVVVGVENPKNVISDNYVLEQNYPNPFNPNTKINYSIPVNAKGEMSIVKISVYDILGKEISTLVNEQKSAGNYEVNFNAANLPSGIYFYKLQVGEFSEIKKMTLLK
- a CDS encoding leucyl aminopeptidase; this translates as MEISEAQKLQLLDHKISEIKIWNSCSPELTFIKRIKIDKKFNNDFFRNYFAGLIQFLENQNLENLFIPNIEFENYKEFFKSEQYFYQSILEGIYLGNYNFRKYFSKTEKLKKLNVFIEIKEKIFAKNIIELSSNISQSVYFTRDLVNEPANILTPIEFAERVKNEFKKTLVKVKILTEAQLKKQKMNAILSVGKGSANKPVMIIAEYKPKVKSKYKICLVGKGVTYDTGGLSIKPTAGMLQMKADMAGGATVFGIIKAAEKNNLPIEIIGIVPAVENSISGNSYKPGDIISTSSGKTIEVKDTDAEGRIILADALEYASKLNPDEIIDFATLTGAVAVALGLFTAGVFTKNDEIANRIQIASKETYEQTWRLPFWDEFNNLIESKIADVSNLGPRWGGAITAGKFLEKFVDEKIPYAHIDIAGPALSNDLTNYTKDYCTGFGVRLIYEYIKDITKK
- a CDS encoding bifunctional oligoribonuclease/PAP phosphatase NrnA; translated protein: MLNNSYLFELLNKFSSFIISTHVNPDPDAIGSEIAFAEILKQLNKKFRIINKSETPYNIKFLDEENSVEVFDETKHKSVFEEFEAAIILDLNHLDRTSIMENSFRNFKGKIICIDHHTNPENFTEYNFIDEFKSSTGEIIFDFIQSNDKLKLNQKISLALYSAIMTDTGSFRYSKTSSELHRKIAKLLDFGISTEEVYDKIYSQYDFSRNKMLGYSLSTIKISDSGKVSYMIITQKILKEVNGIEADVDGFVNFALNTKGVKIGILFFELGNGIKISYRSKEKIPVNILAEKFKGGGHLNAAGSRLHNVNLDEIIPQVIYEAEEIIKIYEKNIWQQNDI
- a CDS encoding 2-oxoacid:ferredoxin oxidoreductase subunit beta gives rise to the protein MSNTEIKTQKYTSKDFSSGQDVRWCPGCGDYSILAQVQRTLPNIENIEKEKVVWVSGIGCSSRFPYYMGTYGFHGIHGRAPAIATGLKIARPDLTVWVATGDGDLLSIGGNHFIHACRKNIDLKMILFNNRIYGLTKGQYSPTSEKGKVTKTSPYGSVDYPFNALSLALGSNATFVARSIDREPKHLAEMVDRAAAHKGLAFVEVYQNCNIFNDGAFELLTEKETKDDHVVVLEHGKPMLFGKNKDKGIKLEGFTPVIVDLNDGKHSINDVIVHDEKDHGMVRAFILSHLTDDPNLPTPIGVFRQVFKPTYDEAMVEQIEQVQKKKGKGDLEKLLFATNTWEVSEN